Proteins encoded within one genomic window of Micromonospora halotolerans:
- the hemE gene encoding uroporphyrinogen decarboxylase, with the protein MTTDTTGTAARDGESRRGGPADSPFVRACRREPGPHTPVWFMRQAGRSLPEYRDIRANVPMLDSCRRPELVREITLQPVRRHGVDAAILFSDIVVPVAAAGVDLDIVPGTGPVVAEPVRTAADVERINPIGRDEVSYVDEAVRLLVAELGDTPLIGFAGAPFTLASYLVEGGPSRTHAKTKALMYGDPGLWHALCDRLAEVTLAFLRVQVDAGVSAVQLFDSWAGALSEADYRRYVLPHSAYVLAGLADAGVPRIHFGVGTAELLGAMGEAGADVVGVDWRTPLDVATRRIGPDRAVQGNLDPAVLLAPWPVVEAEVRRILDEGRAAPGHVFNLGHGVLPETDPDVLTRVVALVHELSARPAA; encoded by the coding sequence ATGACCACCGACACCACGGGCACTGCCGCCCGAGACGGAGAATCCCGCCGCGGCGGGCCGGCCGACTCGCCCTTCGTCCGCGCCTGCCGGCGCGAGCCGGGCCCGCACACCCCGGTCTGGTTCATGCGCCAGGCCGGCCGGTCGCTGCCGGAGTACCGCGACATCCGGGCCAACGTGCCGATGCTGGACTCCTGCCGCCGCCCCGAGCTGGTCCGGGAGATCACCCTCCAGCCGGTCCGCCGGCACGGCGTCGACGCGGCCATCCTCTTCAGCGACATCGTGGTGCCGGTGGCCGCCGCCGGGGTCGACCTGGACATCGTGCCCGGCACCGGCCCGGTGGTGGCCGAACCGGTCCGCACCGCCGCCGACGTCGAGCGGATCAACCCGATCGGCCGCGACGAGGTGTCGTACGTGGACGAGGCCGTGCGGCTGCTCGTCGCCGAGCTGGGCGACACCCCGCTGATCGGCTTCGCGGGCGCGCCGTTCACCCTGGCCAGCTACCTGGTCGAGGGCGGCCCGTCGCGGACCCACGCGAAGACCAAGGCGCTGATGTACGGCGACCCGGGGCTGTGGCACGCGCTCTGCGATCGGCTCGCCGAGGTGACGCTGGCGTTCCTGCGGGTGCAGGTCGACGCCGGGGTCTCCGCGGTGCAGCTCTTCGACTCCTGGGCCGGGGCGCTCTCCGAGGCGGACTACCGCCGCTACGTGCTGCCGCACTCGGCGTACGTGCTCGCCGGCCTGGCCGACGCGGGCGTGCCCCGCATCCACTTCGGGGTGGGCACGGCGGAGCTGCTCGGCGCGATGGGCGAGGCCGGCGCCGACGTGGTCGGCGTGGACTGGCGTACGCCGCTGGACGTGGCGACCCGCCGGATCGGCCCGGACCGGGCCGTGCAGGGCAACCTCGACCCGGCCGTGCTGCTCGCACCGTGGCCGGTGGTGGAGGCCGAGGTGCGCCGGATCCTCGACGAGGGGCGGGCCGCCCCCGGCCACGTGTTCAACCTCGGTCACGGCGTGCTGCCGGAGACCGACCCCGACGTGCTGACCCGGGTGGTCGCGCTGGTGCACGAGCTGTCCGCGCGGCCGGCCGCGTAG
- a CDS encoding DUF3000 domain-containing protein, with product MAPPIALPEVFARAVAGLRSVTCRPEIVLEEVGAPQRLAPYAFALSAGVLRDGDEVATGRLILLHDPAGHEAWQGTLRLVTYVTAELEVDLASDPLLPGVGWTWLTDALDAQEARYRAIGGTVTQTLSTRFGELAGPPAAGDIEIRASWTPLGADLAPHLLGWCTLLASTAGLPPPGVTALHTRRPAGAA from the coding sequence ATGGCCCCCCCGATCGCGCTCCCGGAAGTCTTCGCCCGCGCGGTCGCGGGGCTGCGATCGGTGACATGCCGCCCGGAGATCGTGCTCGAGGAGGTCGGCGCCCCGCAGCGCCTGGCCCCCTACGCGTTCGCGCTCTCCGCCGGCGTGCTGCGCGACGGCGACGAGGTGGCCACCGGACGGCTCATCCTGCTGCACGACCCGGCCGGGCACGAGGCGTGGCAGGGCACCCTGCGGCTGGTCACCTACGTGACCGCCGAGCTGGAGGTCGACCTGGCCAGCGACCCGCTGCTGCCCGGCGTGGGCTGGACCTGGCTGACCGACGCCCTCGACGCGCAGGAGGCGCGTTACCGGGCCATCGGCGGCACCGTCACCCAGACGCTCTCCACCCGGTTCGGCGAGCTGGCCGGGCCGCCCGCCGCGGGCGACATCGAGATCCGCGCCTCCTGGACGCCGCTCGGCGCCGACCTGGCCCCGCACCTGCTCGGCTGGTGCACCCTGCTCGCCTCGACGGCCGGCCTCCCCCCACCCGGCGTCACGGCGCTCCACACCCGCCGCCCCGCCGGCGCCGCCTGA
- a CDS encoding S1C family serine protease: MTGVYGAGDGVPARGDETAAPERAGTDRPGPLPPRIVPPTGHATVPGQPTGHPAAPTPGLPGAPADGFPPTGPGAAYGSPPAAPGAGFGSPPAASGPAPAGFGSAPAPAASAPAASGSASPGFGAAPGAPGAGQPGAGATWSAAPNSGQWGGPAAPTPRTPGGWPPAPPGAVPAQFAGQPDVAAQPAPASGPAYPGQPTSGPAYPGRPTSGPAYPGQPTSGPAYPGQPTSGPAYPGQASGGPLPVPPAGQPERSGQGRRLPVVALVLAGILALVAGLQAYQIHRLDDRLAATDRRLAEAQGAAAGRLDGLEERAGVLEKQAGSAFNPEAVASAVLPSVFRVRAGQFTGTAFAIGKAPSGGGTTLLTNFHVVEAVFTAGDRKVFLERTDQRFEATIVEVDKDKDLAHLRTTAKFTGLVAARTPVKSGQQIVVVGAPLGLQDSVTTGVVSAFRKDEGGSGPVIQFDAPINPGNSGGPVINGSKEVVGIATAKARDAEGIGLAVPIKTACDRFKLC; this comes from the coding sequence ATGACGGGCGTCTACGGGGCCGGGGACGGCGTGCCGGCGCGGGGCGACGAGACCGCAGCCCCGGAGCGGGCCGGGACCGACCGGCCGGGGCCGCTGCCGCCGCGCATCGTCCCACCGACCGGCCACGCCACCGTTCCCGGCCAGCCGACCGGGCACCCCGCCGCGCCGACCCCGGGCCTCCCGGGCGCGCCCGCCGACGGCTTCCCGCCGACCGGGCCCGGGGCGGCCTACGGCTCCCCGCCCGCCGCCCCCGGCGCGGGCTTCGGCTCCCCGCCGGCCGCCTCCGGTCCCGCGCCCGCCGGTTTCGGCTCCGCGCCCGCACCCGCAGCCTCCGCACCCGCGGCCTCCGGCTCCGCGTCCCCTGGCTTCGGCGCGGCGCCCGGCGCGCCGGGCGCCGGCCAGCCGGGTGCCGGGGCCACGTGGTCGGCGGCGCCGAACAGCGGCCAGTGGGGCGGCCCGGCCGCACCGACTCCGCGCACCCCCGGCGGCTGGCCGCCCGCACCGCCGGGCGCCGTTCCGGCGCAGTTCGCCGGCCAGCCCGACGTCGCCGCACAACCGGCCCCGGCGTCCGGCCCGGCCTACCCCGGCCAGCCCACGTCCGGCCCGGCCTACCCGGGTCGGCCCACGTCCGGCCCGGCGTACCCCGGGCAGCCCACGTCCGGTCCGGCGTACCCGGGTCAGCCCACGTCCGGCCCGGCGTACCCCGGGCAGGCTTCCGGCGGGCCGCTGCCGGTGCCGCCCGCCGGGCAGCCCGAGCGGTCCGGGCAGGGGCGGCGGCTGCCGGTGGTGGCGCTCGTCCTGGCCGGGATCCTGGCGCTGGTGGCGGGCCTGCAGGCGTACCAGATCCACCGGCTGGACGACCGGCTCGCCGCCACCGACCGGCGGCTGGCCGAGGCGCAGGGCGCGGCCGCCGGCCGGCTCGACGGCCTGGAGGAGCGGGCGGGCGTCCTGGAGAAGCAGGCCGGGTCGGCGTTCAACCCGGAGGCCGTGGCGAGCGCGGTGCTGCCCAGCGTGTTCCGGGTCCGGGCCGGCCAGTTCACCGGCACGGCCTTCGCCATCGGCAAGGCTCCCTCCGGCGGCGGCACCACGCTGCTCACCAACTTCCACGTGGTGGAGGCGGTGTTCACCGCGGGCGACCGCAAGGTCTTCCTGGAGCGCACCGACCAGCGGTTCGAGGCGACCATCGTCGAGGTCGACAAGGACAAGGACCTCGCCCACCTGCGCACCACCGCGAAGTTCACCGGCCTGGTGGCGGCGCGTACCCCGGTCAAGTCCGGGCAGCAGATCGTGGTGGTCGGCGCACCGCTCGGCCTCCAGGACAGTGTGACCACCGGCGTGGTGAGCGCGTTCCGCAAGGACGAGGGCGGCTCCGGTCCGGTGATCCAGTTCGACGCGCCGATCAACCCCGGCAACTCCGGCGGGCCGGTGATCAACGGCTCGAAGGAGGTCGTGGGGATCGCCACCGCCAAGGCCCGGGACGCCGAGGGCATCGGCCTGGCGGTGCCGATCAAGACCGCGTGCGACCGGTTCAAGCTCTGCTGA